A stretch of Oncorhynchus mykiss isolate Arlee chromosome 12, USDA_OmykA_1.1, whole genome shotgun sequence DNA encodes these proteins:
- the LOC110537973 gene encoding heme-binding protein 2 gives MVYFVGLVGLLLILTAEARVGNSSESRFCTESKECLLYDLVCKNDDYEVRHYDSVKWVSTDEECYFMDKATYTAFRRLFKYITGSNKAGVNIDMTAPVTVKIEEKKKMWASSVFTISFLLPSDYQMIHPQPTDDKVYFTETPDMKVYVRSYGGWMMSLTSSVNSMLLKRQLDNVQATYNKDYHYAVGYDSPMKILNRHNEVWYMVEGEPVCPTS, from the exons AT GGTTTATTTTGTAGGGTTGGTTGGCTTGCTTCTCATCTTGACTGCTGAAGCCAGAGTTGG GAACTCCTCTGAGTCTCGCTTCTGCACCGAGTCAAAGGAATGTCTGCTGTATGATCTGGTGTGCAAGAATGACGATTATGAG GTGCGCCACTATGACTCGGTGAAATGGGTGTCGACAGACGAGGAATGCTACTTCATGGACAAGGCCACTTACACTGCCTTCCGGAGACTCTTCAAATACATCACCGGATCCAAcaaggctg GCGTCAACATTGACATGACAGCTCCGGTGACTGTCAAAAttgaagagaagaagaagatgtGGGCGTCATCTGTCTTCACCATCAGCTTCCTCCTGCCGTCTGACTATCAGATGATTCATCCCCAACCCactgatgacaag GTGTATTTTACAGAGACGCCAGACATGAAAGTGTACGTGAGGAGCTACGGTGGATGGATGATGTCTTTGACATCCAGTGTAAACTCTATGCTGCTGAAAAGGCAGCTAGACAACGTCCAGGCCACCTACAACAAAGACTACCACTATGCTGTGGGATATGACAG CCCAATGAAGATTCTGAATAGGCACAACGAGGTGTGGTACATGGTTGAGGGAGAGCCTGTGTGCCCTACCTCCTAA
- the nr5a5 gene encoding nuclear receptor subfamily 5, group A, member 5, translating into MYVPQGHFRADQGQAQPLDLLSSEGSLTSQELKTEPGTRPDQAEVCPVCGDKVSGYHYGLLTCESCKGFFKRSVQNNKRYTCAERQSCPMNPSQRKRCPYCRFQKCLAVGMKREAVRADRMRGGRNKFGPLYRRDRQMKQQRGVFRHQQHNTTPYRIKLESAQTHQPSVSNNIHLMSSHTSAPLPSDNFHQSQAYPSNLGHSELHPMLLDCTLNRDRRALAPPPSLAYPEVYHRSSHGGGSGYHQGKSEMMPYSYGPAPPSPPTPKGLLTTPTTTPSSTPTPTLTSMLTAPIPSFLAQLLEGEPDERQLCAKVLASLQREQASRGKHDRLNTFSIMCKMADQTLFGLVEWARNSALFKELKVEDQMVLLQSCWSELLVLDHLCRQVAYSREGCIYLVTGQQIEVSNILTQAGVTLTSLVSRTQDLVVKLKALHLDTQEFVCLKYLVLFNPDVKSVQDRGQVERTQERVNHTLMDHTLYTHPGHTDKFGQLLLRLPEVRSISLQVEEYLYQRHLQGDLPCNSLLTEMLHAKHS; encoded by the exons ATGTACGTACCCCAGGGCCACTTCCGTGCGGACCAGGGCCAGGCCCAGCCTCTGGATCTGTTGTCTTCGGAGGGATCGTTGACAT CTCAGGAGCTGAAGACCGAGCCAGGGACCAGGCCAGATCAGGCGGAGGTCTGTCCAGTCTGTGGAGACAAAGTGTCTGGCTACCACTATGGACTGCTCACCTGCGAGAGCTGCAAG GGTTTCTTCAAGCGTTCGGTGCAGAACAACAAGCGTTACACCtgtgcagagagacagagctgtcCCATGAACCCCTCCCAGAGGAAACGCTGCCCCTACTGCCGTTTCCAGAAGTGCCTGGCCGTGGGCATGAAGAGAGAGG CGGTAAGGGCAGACCGAATGAGAGGTGGCCGGAACAAGTTTGGCCCTCTGTATCGACGAGACAGGCAGATGAAACAGCAGAGAGGGGTCTTCCGCCACCAGCAGCACAACACCACCCCCTACAGGATCAAACTGGAAAGTGCACAAACGCATCAGCCTTCCGTTTCAAACAACATTCACCTGATGTCCAGTCACACATCGGCACCCCTTCCCTCTGACAATTTCCACCAATCGCAGGCCTACCCCTCTAATCTGGGCCATTCAGAGCTCCACCCCATGCTTCTGGACTGCACCTTGAACCGGGACAGGAGGGCTCTAGCTCCTCCCCCATCCCTGGCTTACCCTGAAGTGTACCACCGTTCCTCCCATGGAGGGGGATCAGGATACCACCAGGGGAAAAGTGAGATGATGCCTTACAGCTACGGCCCGGCACCTCCATCCCCGCCCACACCTAAAGGGTTACTCACCACGCCCACAACCACACCGAGCTCCACCCCAACCCCGACCTTAACCTCCATGTTGACTGCTCCCATACCTAGCTTCCTGGCCCAGCTTCTGGAGGGTGAGCCGGATGAGCGCCAGCTGTGTGCCAAGGTGCTGGCCAGCCTGCAGAGAGAGCAAGCAAGCCGTGGGAAACACGACCGCCTCAACACCTTCAGTATCATGTGTAAAATGGCCGACCAGACTCTGTTTGGGCTTGTGGAATGGGCCAGGAACAGTGCTCTCTTCAAGGAGCTTAAg GTGGAGGACCAGATGGTGCTGCTGCAGAGCTGTTGGAGTGAGCTGCTGGTGCTGGATCACCTGTGTCGACAGGTGGCCTACAGCAGAGAAGGCTGCATCTATCTGGTCACAGGACAACAG ATTGAGGTGTCGAACATCCTGACCCAGGCAGGGGTCACTCTGACCAGTCTGGTGTCAAGGACTCAGGACCTGGTGGTTAAACTCAAGGCCCTCCACCTGGACACACAGGAGTTTGTGTGCCTCAAATACCTGGTCCTCTTCAACCCTG ATGTGAAGTCGGTGCAGGACCGCGGGCAGGTGGAGCGGACCCAGGAAAGGGTGAACCACACCCTGATGGACCACACCCTCTACACCCACCCGGGTCACACCGACAAGTTTGGCCAACTGCTGCTACGGCTTCCTGAGGTTCGCAGCATCAGCCTGCAGGTGGAGGAGTATCTGTACCAGCGCCACCTACAGGGTGATCTGCCCTGCAACTCATTGCTCACAGAGATGCTGCACGCTAAACACAGCTGA